The Nocardia sp. NBC_01503 sequence GACCTGCACAGCCGCCTGGAACCACTGGCGGCACGGGTACTGCGGCTACAGCGGGTGAGCCTGGCCGCCATCGCCGATCTGTACGAGCAACGCACCGGCTTGCCCTGCCCGCCGGAGCTGGCCGCGGAGATCGAGCGCGCCGCCGCCGAGATACCCCTGCTCGTCGACGCGGTTGTCACGGATATGGCCGAACGCGCCGACCGCACCCGGGTACCGGAGCGCCTGCTCGACGGCCGCTATTCGCGTGCGACCAAGCGTCTCCTGCAAGGGTTTTCGGCCCGGGGATCGCGGATGATGCGCGCCCTGGCCGCGCTCCAGGGTCTGGAGCCGAGCCTCGAGACCCTCGCGGCGGCCTGCGACCAGCCGCCCAGTGAGGTGCGGCATCGCTGCGAATTGCTCACGGATGCGGGCATTCTCGCCGCCGCGGACCCGCCGAGTGTGCGACATCCGTTGATCGCCAACACCATTCACTGGCTCAGCAGTCGTGACGAGTCCGCGCGGTTCCGCACAGCGGCCGCCGAACATGAGCGCAGCACCGGCCATCCGGCCCGACATGTGGCCCGCTATCTGCGTGACCTGTGCGGTTCCGGCTATGCCCGGTGGACCGTGGTACTCGTCGACGCCGCCGAGGAATGCCTGCGCGCCTGCGTTATCGCCGAGGCCGTGCGCTGGCTGGAATTGGCGCTGCGCATCTGCACACCCGAACAGCGGGATGACCTGCTGGTCCGGCTCGGGCAATTGGAGCTGTGGACCAATCCCGCCGCGGCGCGGGCACATCTGGATGAGGCGCTGCGCGGTCAACGCGAGCACGCGGCCGCGCCGACCGCGGCCGTCCCGCTGGCCTGGACCATGGCGACGCGCCACGAGGCGACCACGGCCATGCGTCTACTCGATGCCGTCATCGCCGCTACCGAACCGCGAGATCGCGCTTCGGCGGACGAGATTCGCGCGTCGATGTGGATGATCGCCGGGCTGTCCGCCCCCACCTGGCGGGGTCTGGTGGCCGGGCTGCGTTCCCTGCCGCAGCACGATCTGATCTCCTCGGCGACCCTCACCTGGGCCGATGCCTTCGGCGTCCGGATCGATGCCCGCACCGCGGTGCGACGGCTCGCGCCCGAGCATTCGGAGGAGATGCTGCCCTGCCGCCTCATCGGATTACTGGCGCATCTGCGAATGTGGCAGGGCGATCTGCCCGCCGCGCTGAATCTCACCGAACAGCGCGCGGATCAGCATTTCGGCGCCATCGACACCTACCGTGTCATCCTGCGTTCGGAAGTCATGCTGCGGGCCGGCGCGTACCAGGACGTATTGACAGAACTGGGACCCGTACTGGGCGATATCGACGACAGGTTCGTGGTGCCACCGGCGACTCTCGCCGCCCAGTACGCGCACGCGCTGATCGGCCTCGGCCGACTCGACGAGGCCGAACACTGGCTGGATCGCCGTACCGCCAATGCCAACCCCTCAACCTGGGAATGGACCGTCGCCATTCATATTCGCGGCCTGCTGTGCGCCGCCCGCGGCGAATCCCGGGAAGCCGTAGGCCATTTCCTGGAGTGCGGGCGGCGGGTCGGCGCGGTGGGCATCGCCAATCCGGCGCATATCGCCTGGCGCAGCTCAGCGGCGATGGAACTGGTGCGCATGGGTGATCGGGAGCGGGCCCGGGAACTCGCGGACGATGAGCTGGAGCTGGCGCAGCGCTGGAATACGCCGGTGACCATCGGAAGGGCAATGCGCGCACAGGCTTTGGCGGCGCCCGGTGGTCCGTCGGCAGCACTGCTGGACCGGGCCGCGGCGGTATTGCGCACCCAGGACAGCCCGGTCGAGCTGATTCCGGCGCTGATCGATCTGGCTCGACTGCTCCGCACGGACGGTGAGCGTGCGCGAGCGCTACTTCATGAGGCTCGCGCGCTGGCCGAGCTGATCGGCGCCGCTCTCGAACTCGCCGAGATCGACGCCGCGCTCACCGGTGGTTCAGACCTGCTGCCGGAGAACGGCTTCAGCTTCGGCACGGTCGACGGGATGCCCCAGACCACCGAACTCGTGCAGGTCGCCGAAGACCTCGATACGAATGGCGGATTCGATCCCGCCCACCCGGACCGGATCGAATCCGGCCGCGCTGATGAGGGATTCGACGGCGAGGCCGGCACGCTCGTCATCGGTAGCGTAGAAACCCACCGCCCGCACCGGGATTCGGTTGGCGGCCGCCGTCAGTGAGTCAACCGGATCGGGTCGTGAATGGCGGGGTTGGTGTCGGCGGGTCCGGCCTCGAGCAGCAGCACTCGCTGTCCTGCGTCGCTGAGTCGGCGAGCCGGCACCGGCGCCCACGATGATGTAGTCGTGCGTCACAGCACCCTTTCAGTCCTTCGGGTTTCCCCTCAACGGTGCTCGTGCTGAGCACCGATGAGGAGAGCGGCCCCGACGACTCAAAGGCTGCTGAACGATCTCGAAACGCACGGGTCAGCGGTGCGTTGAGGGGTCGTTCAGACGGAATCGCACCAGATGCGGATGCGATCCACCGGCATGTTGTCCGATAGTTCGCAGTCCCGGGCGAATTCGCGGCGGCCCGCGATGGCGGGCCGTTCGGGAAGCTGGAGGGCGTCTGCCCACTCCAGGGTGAGGAGTTCGGCGGTGAGGGGGTCTTCGCCGGCGGGGATGGTGCCGACCACCTCGGTGAGGATGCCGATGCCGAATTCGTCGGCCGGCTCCTCACCGAGGGTCCACAACAGTGGCGGAAGATTCCGCCAGTCGCCCAGATCGGCGATTCTGGCGGAGACCCGCTCGATCCGGGTTTGGTCGCGCGGGTCGGCTTCCATCAGCCCAGGCGTGCCTCGATGGCCTTGATAATGGCCGGGCGCAGATCGGCGGCGCGGATGATGGCATCCACCGAACCGACCTCGACAGCGCGCTGGATATTGTGCACGCGGTCGAACTCCGCCGCGACCTCACCGAGCTTCTCCGCGCGGACCGACGAGCGGATCTCGTCGACCTCGGCGGTGAGCGCGGCACGATCGGCGCCGGGGGCGTTGGCGGCCCGCTCCTGCAGTTCCCGGACGCGCGCGTCGGCGGCGGTACGGGCATTGACCTCACCCGCGAAGACCACCGCGGCGGCCGGAGCGCCACCGAGCACCGAGGCGACCGAACCCTCCAGAGCGAGCACGGTCATATTCGGATTCAGCGCCTTCGAGAACACCACGAACGCGCCGCCGTGGTACCGCGAGATCACGCAGAACACGATGGGGCCTTGGAAATTCACGATGGCACGGCCGATCTCGGCGCCGTACTCGAGCTGCAGCTTGCGCATCGACTCCGGTGAACCGTCGAAGCCCGACAGGTTCGCCAGCACCACCAGCGGACGATTTCCGCTGGCCGCGTTGATCGCTCGCGCCGCCTTCTTCGACGACTGCGGGAAAAGCGTTCCGGCGGTGTAGGTGTCGGGTCCGTCGGTGGCCGGGAAGCCACGACGCGGCACACTCTGGGACTCGATACCCAACAGGCACACCGGGATTCCACCGAGGTGCGCGTCATGCACCACAGCGGTCTCGGCATCGGCCATACCCGCCCAGCGCTCCAGCACCGGATGGTCCTGATCCGAGAGCGCCTTCATCACCGAGCGAATATCGAAGGGCTTCTTGCGATCCGGATTCGCGGCCACCGAGAAGATCTCCCCGACGGTCTTGAAATCGCTGTTCGCCGCGGTGTGCGGGAAGTCCGACACATCGCGATCGATGGGATCGCTGGTCTGCGAACGACGCGGGGTCTGCTCACCGGGCGCGATATAGGTGTGGTCGTAGTGCGCCATGAGCACACCGCGCGCGGCGGTCAGGTTGGGAGCCCAGTACTGCGCCTGACCATTGGGTCCCATGACGCGGTCGTAGCCGCCGATACCGAAGTTGTCCTCGGCCGAGACGCCACCGGAGAAATCGAGGGCCTGCTTACCGGTGAGCACCATCGCCGAATCCGGGGTCATGACCAGGATGCCCTTGGTGTGCATGAGCATGGTCGCCTCGGCGTTCCAGTACGGCTGCGCACCGACATTGATGCCCGCGACGACGATATTGATCTCGCCGCCGTCCTGGGTGAACTCGACGATCCGCTTGAGCGCGGCCGCCACCCAGTCCATATTCTCGGTGCCCGACTCCATGGAGATGCGCGCACCCGAGGAGAGGGCGTACCACTCCAGCGGCACCCGCATCTGCTCGGCCAGATCCAGCGCCGCGATCACCCGGCGGCACTCCGGCTCCGACAGTGCGCCAAGCGATTTCGTCGGATCACCGAGCAGCACCACGCGCTTGACGCCCTCGGGGTACTGGGTGGTCGGTGTGCTCACCACACCGGCGACGATGGCCGCGCTATTGCGGCCCTTGGCCCGGTCGACCGGCACCAGCGCATGCGCGGCATCGAGATCGTATTCGGCGAAATCACCGAGCTGCTCGGTCAATTCGTACGGGTACACGGTATTGCGGCTGGCCGCGCGCAACACCTTCTGCCGGTAGGAGTCCAGCGGCTCGACCGGCTCGTCCGAGCGCTCGACGAAGCTGACCTCGGTACCGCCGGCGGCATCGAACGCGATCCGCACCGCGATCTTGACCAGCTCACCGGTGGCGGCATCACGCTGGCGCGCGATGAGCAGGATCTCCTCCAAACCCGTTCCGGCGGTTGCCGGTTGCACGCGCGCCGCGATGATGGTCTCCAGCTCGGCCCGGGTCAGCTCGACCGGCGGCCAGATGTACATGACGATGCGGTTGGTGTGCAGGCGCTTGGCCGAGGGCCGCTGCGACTGGGCCCGGCGAATCGAGTCCAGGCAGGTGGCGATGGTGATCTCGGCGGTCGGCAGCGAGAGCAGTCGGCCGTCGTGGTCACGCAGCGCCGCGAGGTCCCGGACCTGGGCGAAGGCGATGAGCCGCTCGTCGGAGGGGTTCTCCTTGGCCACGCACCGGAACAGGTACACCTCTTCGTCGTCCGAGGACGGCAGTCGGGTGAGGTCGAACTTGTGCAGCCGCTTCATCTGCATGCGCTGCGCGATGTACGGGTGCAGGCCGCGGATCAACCGCTCCTCGACCATGCCGGTGGCCGAGGGCCGGAAGGTGAAGTGGTGGTGCATGACCGCGCCACCGCTGCCCGCCACCGTGCAGGTGATGCGATGCACGTGATTGGGCAGCGGCTGGGCGTTGAGCACCTCCTGCAGGGCCGCGGCCATGGCGTCGAAGTCCTCGGGCTGCTTCTCCCAGCCGAGGTAGATGTCGACCTCGAGCGAGGCGGCGCCCTTGGCGACGGCGCCGAGACCGCGCAGCACGGTGGGCAGGGTGTCGAAGCTGGCCGCGGCCGAAACCAGCGTCAGGCCACGACGTTCGGCGACGACGAAGGAGCAGCCCTCGGTCTCCTGGGTGCGGACGTCGACCAGACCCTTGTTGCCGTAGTACCGGCGGGTGAGAACCTCCAGCACCGCTGTGTTGTCGGCGTATCCGCGCACCAGGCGCTGACCGAGCAGGCGCACCAGCGGTTCGGTGCTGCGCACCATATCGGAGATGCGCTCGGCGCGATCGGCCGAATCCGGGTGCAGATCCAAGTGCCGCAGGTTCTTTCGCACATTGGTGTACACGCGGGCCCGGTTGCGGCGCAGCAGCGGCTGGGCGTACCAGGCGTACACCACACCGCGGGCCAGGTCCGCGATCACCGGGAAGCGCACCTGCGTCGCGGCCACCAGGCGCTCCAGCGCCAGGCCGACCGGCTCACGAAGTGCCCTGTCCGGCACCGGCTCCCGCAGCCATTCGCGCAAGAGCGTCGTAACGATGGTGACGGTGTCCGACGGTCGCTGCTGCGCCAGGAAGATGCGGAAGACCGCGGCCTCGAGGTCGGGCGTGCGATCGAGTTCGGTGACGCCGTAGTGTCCGAGCGCCTTGGAGAGCTTGGCCTGATAGGTCTCGGGCAGTCCGGCGCGCTCCACATCGAAGCTCTGCAGATAGGTGTGGAAGTACTCGCGGGCGCTGTGAACGTGGCTCTGCTCGCCCTCCTCGTCCCAGGAGCGATTGTGGCTGAGCTCGGCGAGATCGGCGAAGACATCGACCAGCGCCAGCTCTTCGGCGAGCGGGCGACGGTAATCCGCCACGGCCGCGCGGCGCAGGACGAGGTAGTCGTCCACCACCCGCTTCTCATCGAGCGGATCGACATCGAAGCCGAGCAGCAGTCCGCGCAGATCCTGCAGGCGACGGCCGATGCGCTCGTGCGGGCGCACCGCGGCGGTCTCCACGGGCAGATCCAGTACGGCCGCGCCGGTGGCCGAATCATCCTCGGCCGCATCGTCATCGGAGGCGAGCGGCTCCAGGCGCAGCAGCGGCGCACCGGTCTCGACCTGAGTGCCGACCGAGACCGCGCACTCCTTGAGGCGAGCGCGGAACGGGGCCCGCAGCACCGTCTCCATCTTCATGGACTCGAGTACGAGCACGGGCGCGCCCGCCTCGACCTCATCGCCGACCTGCAGCGGGGTGGCGACCACCAGCGCGGGGGCGGGCGAGCGCACGACGCCGCCCTCGTCCCGGCTGATCCGATGCGTCACACCGTCGACATCGACCAGGTGCACGGGTCCGTGCGTGCCGGTGGTCAGGCGGTACCGGGTGTCATTGACCACGATCTGCCCGGTGTGCTGATCGAAACGCTCCAAATCCACATCGGCGGTGCGGATTTCGCCGCCCGCCTCGATGCCGACCCGGAAGCGATGCGCGCCGATCCGCGCGACCCGCACCCGGTAGCCGACACCGCGCAGCTTCAGATCGCGCGGGCGACCGCTCTCGTGCTGCACCTGCGGACGACCACCCGAGGCGGTGGAGATCAGGCGCTGGCGCTCGACCCCCTCCTCTTCCTCATAGGCGTCGATGGCGGCCGCGGCCAGGGCGATGCTGGAGTGCGCGTG is a genomic window containing:
- a CDS encoding BTAD domain-containing putative transcriptional regulator, whose protein sequence is MDRASALHLILLDGVEARLDGQVRPLGPPQRRGVLAVLAMRRRQWVSAAALLDALYEDAPPASGNAVIQTHISALRRILEPARPPRTPPSVLLSGHGGYQLRIDDDQIDIGVLDQLVAAATRARRANDGEGAARLYAEALALCSGEPLAGIPGPWAEQQRTALAERRLAILEDSLELTVMWGRADEAIDTLRSLVSEHPLRERLRAMLMRALADRGRRSEALAVYRDTRRLLVDELGVEPGAELRGLQDRILAGWESDSAPRPRAIETAPPQPANTTVAESDSRATQLVDRDREFAAIDELERGAAAGVGGLVVITGRPGYGKTVLLDEVARRYPGALRIELTADHADLAKELLTRLDGPAAVDDAAAVDETTEKTLIARLRAALAHRSADLPTLVLVDEATRMDERSARVLAAVIPALRTARVLIVVALDGGFWDRRVVDLHSRLEPLAARVLRLQRVSLAAIADLYEQRTGLPCPPELAAEIERAAAEIPLLVDAVVTDMAERADRTRVPERLLDGRYSRATKRLLQGFSARGSRMMRALAALQGLEPSLETLAAACDQPPSEVRHRCELLTDAGILAAADPPSVRHPLIANTIHWLSSRDESARFRTAAAEHERSTGHPARHVARYLRDLCGSGYARWTVVLVDAAEECLRACVIAEAVRWLELALRICTPEQRDDLLVRLGQLELWTNPAAARAHLDEALRGQREHAAAPTAAVPLAWTMATRHEATTAMRLLDAVIAATEPRDRASADEIRASMWMIAGLSAPTWRGLVAGLRSLPQHDLISSATLTWADAFGVRIDARTAVRRLAPEHSEEMLPCRLIGLLAHLRMWQGDLPAALNLTEQRADQHFGAIDTYRVILRSEVMLRAGAYQDVLTELGPVLGDIDDRFVVPPATLAAQYAHALIGLGRLDEAEHWLDRRTANANPSTWEWTVAIHIRGLLCAARGESREAVGHFLECGRRVGAVGIANPAHIAWRSSAAMELVRMGDRERARELADDELELAQRWNTPVTIGRAMRAQALAAPGGPSAALLDRAAAVLRTQDSPVELIPALIDLARLLRTDGERARALLHEARALAELIGAALELAEIDAALTGGSDLLPENGFSFGTVDGMPQTTELVQVAEDLDTNGGFDPAHPDRIESGRADEGFDGEAGTLVIGSVETHRPHRDSVGGRRQ
- a CDS encoding ATP-binding protein, giving the protein MFSRIAIVNRGEAAMRLIHAVRDLAAETALPIETIALHTDVDRNSTFVREADVTYDLGPASARPYLDLKLLEKALIETKADAAWVGWGFVAEDPAFAELCEQIGVTFIGPSPDAMRKLGDKIGAKLIAEEVGVPVAPWSRGAVETLEAATIAAAEIGYPLMLKATAGGGGRGIRVVTNEAELVDAYERTSQEAARAFGSGVVFLERLVTGARHVEVQVIADGQGTAWALGVRDCSVQRRNQKVIEESASPVLSAEQTAELKASAERLAIAVEYRGAATVEFLYHPGDQLFAFLEVNTRLQVEHPITESTTGFDLVRAQLHVASGGRLEGEPPAERGHAIEARLNAEDPDRDFAPAPGRIARLDLPAGPGIRVDTGVSEGDTIPADFDSMIAKIIAYGRDRNEALARLRRAVAQTRVVIEGGATNKSFVLDLLIQPEVIDASADTGWIDRVRGEGRLVSHAHSSIALAAAAIDAYEEEEGVERQRLISTASGGRPQVQHESGRPRDLKLRGVGYRVRVARIGAHRFRVGIEAGGEIRTADVDLERFDQHTGQIVVNDTRYRLTTGTHGPVHLVDVDGVTHRISRDEGGVVRSPAPALVVATPLQVGDEVEAGAPVLVLESMKMETVLRAPFRARLKECAVSVGTQVETGAPLLRLEPLASDDDAAEDDSATGAAVLDLPVETAAVRPHERIGRRLQDLRGLLLGFDVDPLDEKRVVDDYLVLRRAAVADYRRPLAEELALVDVFADLAELSHNRSWDEEGEQSHVHSAREYFHTYLQSFDVERAGLPETYQAKLSKALGHYGVTELDRTPDLEAAVFRIFLAQQRPSDTVTIVTTLLREWLREPVPDRALREPVGLALERLVAATQVRFPVIADLARGVVYAWYAQPLLRRNRARVYTNVRKNLRHLDLHPDSADRAERISDMVRSTEPLVRLLGQRLVRGYADNTAVLEVLTRRYYGNKGLVDVRTQETEGCSFVVAERRGLTLVSAAASFDTLPTVLRGLGAVAKGAASLEVDIYLGWEKQPEDFDAMAAALQEVLNAQPLPNHVHRITCTVAGSGGAVMHHHFTFRPSATGMVEERLIRGLHPYIAQRMQMKRLHKFDLTRLPSSDDEEVYLFRCVAKENPSDERLIAFAQVRDLAALRDHDGRLLSLPTAEITIATCLDSIRRAQSQRPSAKRLHTNRIVMYIWPPVELTRAELETIIAARVQPATAGTGLEEILLIARQRDAATGELVKIAVRIAFDAAGGTEVSFVERSDEPVEPLDSYRQKVLRAASRNTVYPYELTEQLGDFAEYDLDAAHALVPVDRAKGRNSAAIVAGVVSTPTTQYPEGVKRVVLLGDPTKSLGALSEPECRRVIAALDLAEQMRVPLEWYALSSGARISMESGTENMDWVAAALKRIVEFTQDGGEINIVVAGINVGAQPYWNAEATMLMHTKGILVMTPDSAMVLTGKQALDFSGGVSAEDNFGIGGYDRVMGPNGQAQYWAPNLTAARGVLMAHYDHTYIAPGEQTPRRSQTSDPIDRDVSDFPHTAANSDFKTVGEIFSVAANPDRKKPFDIRSVMKALSDQDHPVLERWAGMADAETAVVHDAHLGGIPVCLLGIESQSVPRRGFPATDGPDTYTAGTLFPQSSKKAARAINAASGNRPLVVLANLSGFDGSPESMRKLQLEYGAEIGRAIVNFQGPIVFCVISRYHGGAFVVFSKALNPNMTVLALEGSVASVLGGAPAAAVVFAGEVNARTAADARVRELQERAANAPGADRAALTAEVDEIRSSVRAEKLGEVAAEFDRVHNIQRAVEVGSVDAIIRAADLRPAIIKAIEARLG